A window of Aerococcus urinae contains these coding sequences:
- the rsmI gene encoding 16S rRNA (cytidine(1402)-2'-O)-methyltransferase, producing the protein MQQQKSFLGEETKGRLYLVPTPIGNLDDMTFRALKVLKTVDLILAEDTRHTQKLLNHFEIDKPQKSFHKYNTQERIPEVLSLLESGKDLAQVSDAGMPVISDPGSELVQACLEADIPVIPLPGANAALTGLIASGLKSEAFTFIGFLAKKAKDRRQQLTAYQNAGETLIIYESPYRISQTIDTAIEVFGPDRPACVVRELTKSYEEFNRGTLAELDAYYQENPVVKGEICFYIEGNPHPKTASEQLQAGIDHLPLKGQVEWWMEEGKLSSKEAIKKVAKNKGLKKQEVYQAYHEIGGEAP; encoded by the coding sequence ATGCAACAACAAAAAAGTTTTTTGGGTGAAGAGACCAAGGGGAGACTTTATTTAGTGCCTACCCCAATTGGTAACCTGGACGATATGACCTTTCGGGCCCTCAAGGTCCTCAAAACAGTGGACTTGATCCTGGCTGAAGATACCCGCCACACCCAGAAGTTATTGAATCATTTTGAAATTGATAAGCCGCAAAAGAGCTTCCATAAGTACAATACCCAGGAGCGGATCCCAGAAGTTCTCTCCCTCTTGGAAAGTGGCAAGGACCTGGCCCAGGTTAGCGATGCTGGTATGCCAGTGATCTCAGATCCGGGCAGCGAACTGGTCCAGGCTTGCCTAGAAGCGGATATCCCAGTGATTCCCCTCCCAGGCGCCAATGCGGCCTTGACCGGGCTGATAGCTTCTGGACTTAAGAGTGAAGCCTTTACTTTTATTGGTTTCCTAGCCAAGAAGGCCAAGGACCGCCGCCAGCAATTAACAGCCTACCAAAATGCTGGGGAAACACTGATCATTTATGAGTCTCCTTATCGGATCAGTCAGACTATTGATACGGCCATTGAGGTCTTTGGCCCCGATCGGCCAGCTTGTGTGGTCCGGGAATTGACCAAGTCCTATGAAGAATTTAACCGGGGAACTTTGGCTGAACTGGATGCTTATTACCAGGAAAATCCTGTCGTCAAGGGAGAAATTTGCTTCTATATTGAAGGCAATCCCCATCCTAAAACGGCATCGGAACAGTTACAGGCTGGAATTGACCACCTGCCCCTCAAAGGTCAAGTGGAATGGTGGATGGAAGAAGGGAAGTTGTCTTCCAAAGAAGCCATTAAAAAAGTGGCCAAGAATAAAGGCTTAAAGAAACAAGAAGTTTACCAGGCCTACCATGAAATTGGT
- a CDS encoding GIY-YIG nuclease family protein codes for MYVLLCHDDSLYTGYTTDVERRQEEHNSGKGAKYTRPASRRPCAMVFAKAFSSRQAATQAEYRFKQFSRLEKIKRLKAYGVSDFHYRPGIHCQKVGLDEE; via the coding sequence ATGTATGTCCTTCTTTGTCACGATGATAGCCTCTATACCGGCTACACCACTGATGTCGAGCGGCGGCAAGAAGAACATAATAGTGGCAAGGGAGCCAAGTATACCCGCCCAGCCAGCCGGCGACCCTGTGCCATGGTCTTTGCCAAGGCTTTTTCTAGTCGCCAAGCTGCAACCCAGGCGGAGTATCGCTTTAAACAATTCTCCCGTCTAGAGAAAATTAAACGGCTAAAAGCTTACGGGGTGAGTGATTTCCATTACCGGCCGGGCATCCACTGTCAAAAGGTCGGTCTGGATGAAGAATGA
- a CDS encoding tRNA1(Val) (adenine(37)-N6)-methyltransferase produces the protein MTLLANERIDQLSQFDREIIQSDDTFSLSTDALFLAYFARVRKTKKQKIVDFCSGNGAIPLILSAMTQSPIEAIEIQPELADMARRSVALNHLEDQITIHTGNIKSATSLVKPESVNVITCNPPYFKVYPDSWINPNDKKALARHEIAMTLEDIFKQGKALLKDRGRLVLVHRPERLTEMIQAGLKYRLIPKRLRFVHPKADKPANTLLIDFMKNGQEKGLQVLPPLYVYTKDNVYTEEVKAYLH, from the coding sequence ATGACGCTATTAGCTAACGAGCGCATTGATCAATTAAGCCAATTTGACCGGGAAATCATCCAAAGTGATGATACTTTTTCCCTGTCGACAGACGCCTTGTTTTTAGCCTACTTTGCCCGGGTGAGAAAGACCAAGAAGCAAAAAATTGTCGACTTCTGTTCTGGCAATGGGGCCATTCCCTTGATCTTATCCGCCATGACCCAATCGCCCATCGAAGCTATTGAAATTCAGCCAGAGTTAGCTGATATGGCCAGACGGTCGGTGGCCTTAAATCATTTAGAAGACCAGATCACTATCCATACCGGCAATATCAAATCCGCCACTAGCCTGGTTAAGCCAGAATCGGTCAATGTGATTACCTGTAACCCGCCTTATTTTAAGGTTTACCCGGACTCTTGGATTAATCCTAATGACAAAAAGGCTCTAGCCCGTCATGAAATCGCCATGACCTTGGAGGATATTTTTAAGCAGGGCAAAGCCTTACTCAAAGATCGGGGACGCTTGGTCTTAGTTCACCGGCCAGAACGTTTGACGGAAATGATCCAAGCCGGACTCAAGTACCGGTTAATTCCTAAGCGCTTGCGTTTTGTTCATCCCAAGGCCGATAAGCCGGCCAACACGCTCTTAATTGACTTCATGAAGAATGGCCAAGAAAAGGGTTTGCAAGTTCTACCGCCCCTCTATGTTTATACTAAGGACAATGTTTATACGGAAGAAGTGAAGGCTTATCTCCACTAA
- a CDS encoding DNA replication initiation control protein YabA, translated as METRDIVTRLNTLSEQLGQMQTELETIIDEWGKELIKNQDLQMENHYLRERVNQLLANDQPEEKEAAPEEKDGQRSPALQNLLNIYEDGFHICNISYGQRRENAEQCMFCLDILYGMEGKR; from the coding sequence ATGGAGACAAGAGATATTGTCACTCGCCTCAATACCCTCAGCGAGCAACTGGGCCAAATGCAGACCGAACTAGAGACAATTATCGATGAGTGGGGTAAAGAATTAATCAAAAATCAAGACCTACAGATGGAAAACCACTATTTAAGAGAACGGGTCAACCAATTATTAGCCAATGACCAGCCGGAAGAGAAGGAAGCCGCTCCTGAAGAAAAGGACGGACAACGCTCACCAGCCTTACAGAACCTCTTAAATATTTATGAAGATGGTTTTCATATTTGTAATATTTCCTATGGCCAAAGACGAGAAAACGCTGAGCAATGTATGTTTTGCTTGGATATTCTCTATGGTATGGAAGGTAAGCGGTAG
- a CDS encoding GNAT family N-acetyltransferase, giving the protein MLDFNATYHWISHYEDNDLYQVFVNQAARHVPLSNFMALDFNPGLDEWLILEEQYMDYASDFDLPEINIHLPMNQGVDDALYAYLSEAGYQLAITELVSLSNYQAPRGKSQPNQLELEEITAASLPAFLAFQVHYDRDYGLTYQEEMQGYYQEAFLKTNIDQVAVFDSGQIIAAMQVIASRDYLEIDHLTVREDWQKQEIGRWLVEWAYSQAKQAEKTLILVCDADSQARKFYDHLGFVGQGFELAFSRPIDSDFKKQFYYQD; this is encoded by the coding sequence ATGTTAGACTTTAATGCCACCTACCATTGGATCAGCCACTATGAGGATAATGACCTCTACCAAGTCTTTGTCAATCAAGCAGCCCGCCATGTGCCACTCAGTAACTTCATGGCCCTGGATTTTAACCCGGGGCTGGACGAGTGGCTGATCCTAGAGGAACAGTATATGGACTATGCCAGTGACTTCGACCTACCAGAAATCAATATCCACCTCCCCATGAACCAAGGGGTTGATGATGCACTTTATGCCTATCTCTCTGAGGCTGGCTATCAGCTAGCGATTACTGAACTAGTCAGTCTAAGCAACTACCAGGCTCCTAGGGGCAAAAGCCAGCCCAACCAGCTTGAATTAGAAGAAATTACTGCTGCTAGCCTCCCCGCCTTTTTAGCCTTCCAAGTCCACTATGATAGGGATTATGGCTTAACTTACCAAGAAGAAATGCAGGGCTACTACCAAGAAGCCTTCCTTAAAACAAACATTGACCAGGTCGCTGTCTTTGATTCGGGGCAAATAATCGCCGCTATGCAAGTGATCGCTTCGCGGGACTACTTAGAAATCGACCATCTGACCGTTAGAGAGGACTGGCAGAAGCAAGAAATTGGCCGCTGGCTGGTGGAGTGGGCCTATTCTCAAGCCAAGCAAGCTGAAAAGACCTTGATCTTAGTCTGTGATGCCGATAGCCAAGCCCGCAAATTCTATGACCATCTTGGCTTTGTGGGCCAAGGTTTTGAATTAGCCTTCTCCCGCCCCATTGATTCGGACTTTAAAAAGCAATTTTACTATCAAGACTAA
- the holB gene encoding DNA polymerase III subunit delta': protein MTQVFAIEEKQSQLAQLMRQVIQNGRLAHAYLFEGNAGSGQADMAIFLAAALFCSQEDKPCGQCDHCQRVIRGDHSDVEWLTKDANSIKIDQIRELQHNLSLTGLEGRGKVFVIEAAESMTVQAANSLLKFLEEPHQDVYIFLLTNNREAILPTVQSRCQVIHLPSLAVDQAVRLFVDQGIGKAQAQIIAWLTTDLDSALALNDNQVFHDQCQRLDQWLQLIVARDGRAFTMVATDWMKLSRSRQDNQLLLQLLTLLLRDCLLIKSQSDQEILDQVLVRPDLKTNRQAKYQAYPEGLFLDLLKLVTKAQKMIKQNVSPQASLEYFVLEAWNLEKKYL from the coding sequence ATGACGCAAGTCTTTGCCATTGAAGAAAAACAAAGCCAACTGGCCCAGTTAATGCGCCAAGTCATCCAGAATGGCCGTTTAGCCCACGCCTATTTATTTGAGGGCAATGCCGGTTCTGGTCAAGCCGACATGGCCATTTTTTTGGCAGCAGCTTTATTTTGCAGTCAAGAAGACAAGCCCTGTGGTCAGTGTGACCATTGTCAACGGGTGATCCGGGGTGACCATAGTGATGTGGAATGGCTGACTAAGGATGCCAACAGTATTAAAATTGACCAAATCCGTGAACTTCAGCACAATCTATCCCTGACCGGCTTAGAAGGCCGGGGCAAGGTCTTTGTGATTGAGGCAGCCGAATCCATGACAGTCCAAGCGGCCAATTCCTTGTTGAAATTTCTGGAAGAACCCCACCAAGATGTCTACATCTTCCTCTTAACCAATAATCGAGAAGCAATTTTACCAACTGTCCAGTCCCGCTGTCAGGTGATCCACCTCCCCTCCCTAGCGGTTGACCAAGCCGTCCGTCTCTTTGTCGATCAGGGGATTGGCAAAGCCCAGGCCCAAATCATTGCCTGGTTGACGACGGACTTGGATAGCGCCTTGGCTCTAAATGACAACCAGGTCTTCCATGACCAGTGCCAGCGCCTGGACCAGTGGCTCCAGCTCATTGTGGCTAGAGACGGGCGCGCCTTTACCATGGTAGCCACCGATTGGATGAAGCTCTCCCGCAGCCGCCAGGACAACCAGCTCCTCTTGCAGCTCTTGACTCTCTTACTCAGGGATTGTCTCTTAATTAAGAGTCAAAGTGACCAGGAGATTTTAGACCAGGTTCTCGTCCGCCCCGATCTGAAGACCAACCGCCAGGCCAAATACCAGGCCTACCCAGAGGGCTTATTTCTTGACCTGCTAAAATTAGTGACCAAGGCGCAAAAAATGATCAAGCAAAATGTCAGTCCCCAGGCCAGCTTGGAATACTTTGTCCTAGAAGCCTGGAACTTAGAGAAGAAATACCTATAA
- the tmk gene encoding dTMP kinase translates to MPGVFISFEGPDGSGKTTLIKGLKARLDQDLKQAPIFSREPGGDRIAEEIRDIILSPANTELDARSEALLYAASRAQHLTKKIRPALAAGNMVLCDRYVDSSIAYQGYGRKLGGQAVKLINAFAIDGLLPDLTLYCDISAEEGIARIEAGRTDEINRLDQESIAFHRRVVQGYQDLLKENPDRIVPIDASQPAEAMQAAAYELIRQRFPQFFS, encoded by the coding sequence ATGCCAGGTGTATTTATAAGCTTTGAAGGACCGGATGGGTCAGGAAAGACTACCCTAATTAAGGGGCTCAAGGCACGTTTGGACCAGGACTTAAAACAGGCCCCAATTTTTTCTAGGGAGCCGGGTGGTGACCGGATCGCTGAAGAAATTCGTGACATTATCCTCTCTCCAGCGAATACCGAGCTCGATGCCCGGTCAGAGGCCTTACTCTATGCGGCGAGTCGGGCTCAGCACCTGACCAAAAAGATCCGTCCTGCCTTAGCCGCTGGGAATATGGTCCTCTGTGACCGCTATGTGGATAGTTCCATTGCCTACCAAGGTTATGGCCGCAAACTAGGGGGCCAGGCCGTCAAGTTGATCAATGCATTTGCTATCGACGGCTTATTGCCCGATTTAACCCTCTACTGTGATATTTCCGCTGAGGAAGGGATCGCCCGGATAGAAGCCGGCCGGACTGATGAAATCAACCGCTTGGACCAAGAATCCATCGCCTTTCACCGCCGGGTCGTCCAAGGCTACCAAGACCTCTTGAAAGAAAACCCTGATCGGATTGTCCCTATTGATGCTAGTCAACCGGCTGAAGCCATGCAAGCGGCCGCCTATGAGTTGATTCGCCAACGTTTCCCTCAATTTTTTTCCTAG
- the recR gene encoding recombination mediator RecR: protein MQYPEPIARLIDSFKKLPGIGAKTAARLAFFVLEMDQADVNDFAEALSRVKQEMTTCSVCGNVTQEDPCLICRDNDRDGSVVMVVEEARDVMAMERMQNYHGKYHVLHGVLSPMDGTGPDDLNIRSLLQRLQDTQIQEVIIATNATAEGEATATYLARLIKPAQIKVSRIAYGLSVGGDIEYADEMTLMRALDGRQEL from the coding sequence ATGCAATATCCCGAACCGATCGCTCGCTTGATTGATAGTTTTAAGAAATTACCTGGAATTGGAGCTAAGACCGCAGCTCGTTTAGCCTTTTTTGTCCTGGAAATGGACCAAGCCGATGTTAATGACTTTGCCGAGGCCCTAAGCCGGGTTAAGCAGGAAATGACCACTTGTTCGGTCTGCGGTAACGTTACCCAGGAAGACCCCTGTTTAATCTGCCGTGATAATGACCGAGACGGCTCAGTAGTGATGGTGGTTGAAGAGGCCCGCGATGTGATGGCTATGGAAAGAATGCAAAACTACCACGGCAAGTATCATGTCCTCCATGGGGTGCTCTCGCCTATGGATGGGACGGGGCCGGATGACTTAAACATTCGCTCGCTCTTGCAACGCTTGCAGGATACCCAGATTCAAGAAGTCATTATTGCCACTAACGCTACCGCTGAAGGGGAGGCCACGGCGACTTACCTAGCTCGTTTAATCAAACCGGCCCAAATCAAGGTCAGTCGGATTGCCTATGGTCTCTCGGTGGGGGGCGATATTGAATACGCAGATGAGATGACCCTCATGCGGGCCCTTGATGGCCGTCAGGAACTCTAA
- a CDS encoding YbaB/EbfC family nucleoid-associated protein produces the protein MANNMMNMQKMLKEAKKMQAKLEESQKDLEKQVFEGKEPSGMIKAKVGGDRRVKAIEMDPAVIDPEDPDMLSDLLIAAVNDGLSKVDSAQESNMGNLSKGFPGF, from the coding sequence ATGGCAAATAATATGATGAACATGCAAAAAATGCTCAAAGAAGCTAAAAAAATGCAAGCAAAATTAGAAGAGTCCCAAAAGGACTTGGAAAAACAAGTCTTTGAAGGCAAAGAACCTTCAGGGATGATTAAAGCTAAGGTAGGCGGCGACCGCCGAGTAAAGGCCATCGAAATGGACCCAGCAGTGATTGATCCTGAAGATCCTGACATGCTCAGTGACCTCCTTATTGCTGCAGTCAATGACGGTTTAAGCAAGGTGGATAGTGCTCAAGAATCGAATATGGGAAACCTTTCTAAAGGCTTTCCCGGCTTCTAG